In one Armatimonadota bacterium genomic region, the following are encoded:
- a CDS encoding ATP phosphoribosyltransferase yields MKLRLGLPKGSLQDATFALFQRAGYDVKVASRSYHPVIDDPEIEPVLLRPQEIPRYLEDGLIDAGLTGHDWISDCGADLHEISELCYSKLTSNPIRVVLAVHKDSPYEQAEDLKGKTVATEYMRLTQRFFAERGVDVRVEFSWGACEVKVPDLVEAIVVNTETGSSLRAHNLRIVETLLTSTTRFVANREAWADESKREKLENLAILLDGAMNASRLVGLKMNVPVDAQSQVHAILPSLQNPTISPLADPGWVAMEVILSEHDSRDLIPRLKRAGATGLVEYPLNKVVY; encoded by the coding sequence ATGAAACTGCGACTCGGCCTTCCTAAGGGCAGCCTGCAAGACGCCACCTTCGCCCTGTTCCAAAGGGCGGGGTACGACGTGAAAGTGGCCAGCCGCAGCTACCATCCGGTGATCGACGACCCAGAAATCGAACCCGTGCTCCTGCGCCCCCAAGAAATCCCCCGGTACTTAGAAGACGGGCTGATTGATGCCGGGCTCACGGGCCACGACTGGATTTCGGACTGCGGGGCCGACCTGCACGAAATCTCCGAGCTCTGCTACAGCAAACTTACGTCGAACCCCATCCGGGTCGTGTTAGCCGTTCACAAAGACAGCCCCTATGAACAGGCTGAAGACCTCAAGGGAAAAACCGTCGCCACCGAATACATGCGCCTTACCCAAAGGTTTTTTGCGGAGCGGGGGGTGGATGTTCGGGTCGAGTTCAGCTGGGGGGCCTGCGAAGTCAAAGTCCCCGACTTGGTCGAAGCCATCGTCGTCAACACCGAGACCGGTTCCAGCTTGCGGGCCCACAACTTGCGCATCGTCGAAACCCTCCTGACCTCCACAACCCGGTTCGTTGCCAACCGGGAAGCGTGGGCCGACGAAAGCAAACGCGAAAAGTTGGAAAACCTGGCGATTCTGTTGGATGGAGCCATGAATGCCAGCCGCCTGGTTGGACTCAAAATGAACGTCCCCGTCGACGCCCAAAGCCAGGTCCACGCGATTCTGCCGAGCTTGCAAAACCCAACGATCTCCCCGCTGGCCGACCCCGGCTGGGTGGCTATGGAAGTCATCCTGAGCGAGCATGATTCGCGCGACTTGATCCCCCGGCTCAAGCGGGCGGGAGCGACCGGCTTGGTCGAATACCCCCTCAAC
- the purS gene encoding phosphoribosylformylglycinamidine synthase subunit PurS — protein MVTVRVNITLKPSLLDSAGRTVAKSLRDLEFGEVGGARIGKTVTLELERYDESRVRAMCERLLANPVIEDYSIEVVP, from the coding sequence ATGGTCACGGTCCGTGTGAACATCACTCTCAAGCCCTCGCTCCTCGATTCTGCGGGCCGCACCGTGGCCAAGTCGCTCCGGGATCTGGAGTTCGGCGAAGTGGGGGGGGCCCGGATTGGCAAAACGGTGACATTGGAGCTTGAGCGCTATGATGAATCCCGCGTCCGCGCCATGTGCGAGCGGCTCCTGGCCAATCCGGTCATCGAAGACTATTCGATCGAGGTTGTGCCGTGA
- a CDS encoding C40 family peptidase — protein MLDQIRKNVRLIGIVTALAVAPLAGAQAKANDGSAPAGSDMVKVGRLGQSIKESKIYSNMSTGSTKLWSLKAYQYLVINDTKYEKWLAVLLQNGRTGYVLRETVAELPYDVEIPKDYQFSRNGTQMSSRGGARTSGTAVSNPKDKQEMLQYSYKFIGTKYVWGGNSLTNGIDCSGFVQQLFGKIGVDLPRTAAEQAKVGQPVERLEDLQPGDRLYFWDKKRGKIGHTGIFLGYFQDGGAYFIHSSTNNHGVDTDDLRSKHWLDMLVAARR, from the coding sequence ATGCTCGACCAGATCCGAAAAAATGTTAGGCTGATCGGGATCGTGACGGCTTTGGCCGTTGCGCCTCTTGCCGGTGCCCAAGCCAAAGCCAACGACGGCTCTGCGCCCGCCGGTTCCGATATGGTCAAGGTGGGGCGGCTGGGCCAATCCATCAAAGAATCCAAAATCTACTCGAACATGAGCACGGGCTCCACCAAACTTTGGAGCTTGAAGGCGTACCAATATCTGGTCATCAACGACACCAAGTACGAAAAATGGCTCGCAGTGCTGCTGCAAAACGGTCGGACCGGTTACGTCCTGCGTGAAACGGTTGCCGAACTGCCCTATGATGTCGAGATCCCCAAGGATTACCAGTTCAGCCGCAATGGCACCCAGATGAGCAGCCGGGGCGGGGCAAGGACATCTGGAACCGCCGTGAGCAACCCCAAAGACAAGCAGGAAATGCTCCAGTACAGCTATAAGTTCATTGGGACAAAATACGTTTGGGGCGGGAACAGCCTGACCAACGGGATCGACTGCAGTGGATTCGTGCAACAGCTTTTTGGGAAGATCGGCGTCGACCTGCCGCGGACCGCGGCCGAACAGGCCAAAGTCGGGCAACCGGTGGAACGGTTAGAGGATCTGCAACCCGGCGACCGGCTCTATTTTTGGGATAAGAAACGCGGGAAGATTGGCCACACGGGCATATTTTTGGGCTACTTCCAAGATGGCGGGGCCTACTTCATCCACAGCAGCACCAACAACCACGGTGTGGACACCGACGACCTGCGGAGCAAACACTGGCTCGACATGTTGGTCGCCGCCCGGCGCTGA
- a CDS encoding ATP-binding protein, with amino-acid sequence MDAYVGRGIAAKFQEALADTPVLVVQGPRQAGKSTLVQKVCRLPYVTLDDSLALSAAVSNPEGWLRTFPDGVVIDEVQRAPQLMRSIKKVVDADRRPGRFVLTGSANVMLLPKLSDSLAGRMEVFTLFPFAQSELANQPKAFVDRWLSGSLAPGADRMVESGGFPEPVARASASRRNAWFSSYIRALMDRDVRDLAQIEGLHSLPNLLQVLARNPYSVQNITQLSRDTGIPATSLTRYLGLLQAVYLVHPVPAWSALHGGKAAKTARLAFVDTGIWHHLSGRAMDQDAWAQFVAMELVKESGWSDMPYEVMHFRSTRHHSVPIVVALGDGRILGLTVLGHGDPTPADFEALRYLREVSGQALTHGLVLHQGVNSGTVDEWLGHGPVSTVWA; translated from the coding sequence ATGGATGCATACGTCGGCCGTGGGATTGCGGCAAAATTCCAAGAGGCGCTCGCCGACACCCCCGTCCTCGTCGTCCAAGGGCCACGCCAAGCGGGCAAAAGCACACTCGTCCAAAAGGTGTGCCGGTTACCCTATGTGACCTTGGATGATTCCCTGGCCTTGTCGGCGGCCGTTTCCAACCCGGAAGGTTGGCTCCGCACATTCCCCGATGGTGTCGTGATCGACGAGGTGCAGCGCGCGCCCCAACTCATGCGCAGCATCAAAAAGGTGGTCGACGCAGATCGCCGCCCGGGCCGGTTCGTTTTGACTGGTTCGGCCAATGTGATGCTGCTGCCTAAACTCAGCGATTCGCTTGCCGGCAGGATGGAGGTGTTCACTCTATTTCCGTTTGCCCAATCGGAGCTTGCCAACCAACCCAAGGCATTTGTGGATCGGTGGCTGTCGGGCTCATTGGCGCCCGGAGCCGACCGGATGGTGGAATCTGGCGGGTTCCCGGAACCCGTTGCGCGCGCCAGCGCATCCCGGCGGAACGCCTGGTTTTCATCATACATTCGCGCCCTGATGGATCGGGACGTGCGCGATTTGGCGCAGATCGAGGGGTTGCACAGCTTGCCCAACCTCTTGCAGGTTCTGGCCCGCAACCCCTATTCGGTGCAAAACATCACCCAGCTCAGCCGGGACACCGGGATTCCGGCAACCAGCTTGACCCGCTATCTCGGCCTGTTGCAAGCGGTCTACCTGGTTCACCCGGTGCCTGCGTGGTCGGCCCTGCACGGGGGCAAGGCGGCCAAAACCGCCCGACTGGCTTTTGTGGACACGGGCATTTGGCATCACCTCTCGGGCCGAGCCATGGATCAAGATGCCTGGGCGCAGTTCGTGGCCATGGAATTGGTCAAAGAATCAGGTTGGTCTGATATGCCCTATGAAGTAATGCACTTCCGGTCCACCCGGCACCATTCGGTGCCCATTGTGGTGGCTTTGGGGGATGGTCGGATACTGGGTTTGACCGTCCTGGGGCATGGCGATCCCACCCCGGCCGATTTTGAGGCGCTGAGATACTTGCGGGAAGTGAGCGGCCAGGCACTGACCCACGGGTTGGTATTGCATCAGGGCGTCAATTCTGGGACTGTGGACGAATGGCTGGGTCACGGCCCGGTCTCGACCGTGTGGGCCTGA
- the rimO gene encoding 30S ribosomal protein S12 methylthiotransferase RimO, which produces MAESKGNVRLITLGCAKNEVDSEEIAGVLRNAGHTVDGSQVADVTVINTCGFLESAKHESIAAIRKAVAEKGSGKVIVAGCLAQRLGAELARLAPGADAYVGVGQMGAFAEIVDKVFSHHEPWVDTAPPHHRWADLATRARTGRPWSAYLKVSEGCDHRCTFCTIPSFRGAHASKPIDRVVEEARILARSGCKEVNLIAQDVTQYGYDLYGAFTLPKLLAELNQVDGLEWIRILYFYPNRLTDEVIQAMAELNKVCHYIDIPLQHAHPDTLRRMKRPWDGERYLKLFEKVRSAIPDVAIRTTFIVGFPGETSTEFNYLVDFVREAKLDRVGAFQFSREPGTPSHDMPGQVPSRVKKERYDRLMRAQAPVSLARNKSFVGQVLTVLADEVKDGWIAGRSYRDAPEIDGWVYAQGAVEPGSLARVRVTEAKEHDLIGVLEGFTPNAKRLIPIKMATREPR; this is translated from the coding sequence GTGGCGGAAAGCAAAGGCAACGTGCGGCTCATCACCTTGGGCTGCGCAAAAAACGAGGTGGACAGCGAGGAAATCGCGGGTGTTCTGCGCAACGCCGGACACACCGTGGATGGTTCGCAAGTGGCCGATGTGACCGTCATCAACACCTGCGGGTTTTTGGAATCTGCCAAACACGAATCGATTGCCGCCATCCGCAAAGCCGTGGCCGAAAAAGGCTCCGGGAAAGTCATTGTCGCCGGATGCCTGGCCCAGCGCCTCGGTGCCGAACTTGCCCGATTGGCCCCAGGAGCCGACGCTTATGTCGGAGTGGGACAAATGGGGGCCTTTGCCGAAATCGTTGACAAGGTGTTTTCCCACCACGAGCCGTGGGTCGACACCGCACCCCCGCACCACCGCTGGGCAGACCTGGCCACCCGGGCCCGCACGGGCCGGCCGTGGAGCGCCTACCTCAAAGTCAGCGAAGGCTGCGACCATCGATGCACGTTTTGCACCATCCCATCCTTTCGAGGGGCCCACGCCAGCAAACCGATCGACCGAGTGGTGGAAGAAGCGCGGATCTTGGCGAGATCCGGCTGTAAAGAAGTCAACCTCATTGCCCAAGATGTCACCCAATACGGCTATGACCTTTATGGCGCGTTCACACTACCCAAACTCCTGGCCGAACTCAACCAAGTGGATGGGCTTGAGTGGATCAGGATCCTCTATTTCTATCCCAACCGGTTGACCGACGAGGTCATCCAGGCGATGGCGGAATTGAACAAAGTCTGCCACTACATCGACATCCCCCTACAACACGCCCACCCCGACACCCTGAGGCGCATGAAGCGACCATGGGATGGGGAACGCTACTTGAAGTTGTTCGAAAAAGTCCGGTCGGCGATTCCGGATGTGGCGATCCGCACAACGTTCATCGTAGGTTTTCCCGGAGAAACTTCAACGGAATTTAACTATTTGGTTGATTTTGTCCGTGAAGCCAAGCTCGACCGGGTCGGGGCGTTCCAGTTCTCGCGAGAGCCGGGCACGCCGAGCCACGATATGCCCGGACAAGTGCCTTCGCGGGTCAAGAAGGAGCGGTACGACCGTCTGATGCGGGCCCAAGCACCGGTCTCCTTGGCCCGCAACAAGTCATTTGTCGGACAAGTGTTGACGGTGTTGGCGGATGAGGTAAAAGATGGATGGATTGCGGGTCGGAGCTATCGCGATGCCCCGGAGATCGACGGATGGGTTTATGCCCAAGGCGCCGTGGAACCTGGTTCCCTCGCCCGCGTGCGGGTTACGGAAGCTAAAGAGCACGACCTGATCGGCGTGTTAGAGGGCTTCACCCCGAACGCCAAACGGTTGATCCCGATCAAAATGGCAACCCGCGAACCCCGGTGA
- a CDS encoding DUF1275 domain-containing protein, giving the protein MTTLDRRSTVLAVMLSALAGYVDSIGFLNTGGFFVSFMTGNSTRLGVAAGTWQIPHVLIAAGVILCFVLGVAGGTVVAGRSTRRKRRRVLLLVSLLLALATFAWIFHVPRLGLASVVMAMGAVNAVFHQEGEISIGLTYMTGVIVKLGQLVAGLFLGNPRWEWLRYLLLWAGLVTGAGLGAWAYSVLGTNSLAFAVGFSLVLAVVAGSPGFADGNSGSGALDEN; this is encoded by the coding sequence ATGACGACGCTCGACCGCAGGAGCACGGTACTGGCTGTGATGCTTTCTGCCTTGGCGGGTTATGTCGATAGCATCGGATTCCTCAACACGGGCGGGTTCTTCGTGTCGTTCATGACTGGCAACTCCACCCGGTTGGGGGTTGCGGCGGGCACCTGGCAAATCCCACACGTCCTGATAGCGGCGGGGGTGATCCTCTGCTTTGTTCTGGGGGTTGCCGGCGGCACGGTAGTTGCCGGCCGCTCCACGCGGAGAAAGCGCCGTCGGGTGCTGCTTTTGGTTTCGTTGCTGCTGGCCCTGGCCACTTTTGCGTGGATTTTCCATGTGCCTCGCTTGGGCTTGGCGTCGGTTGTGATGGCGATGGGGGCGGTCAACGCGGTCTTCCACCAAGAAGGCGAAATCTCCATCGGGCTCACCTATATGACCGGGGTCATTGTCAAGCTTGGCCAGTTGGTGGCCGGGCTCTTTCTGGGCAACCCACGGTGGGAATGGCTCCGCTACCTGCTGCTGTGGGCCGGGTTGGTCACGGGTGCGGGGTTGGGGGCTTGGGCCTATTCTGTGTTAGGAACCAACAGCCTGGCCTTTGCGGTGGGCTTTTCGCTTGTTTTGGCCGTGGTTGCCGGGAGCCCGGGCTTTGCGGATGGGAATTCCGGATCTGGAGCCCTCGACGAGAATTGA
- the purQ gene encoding phosphoribosylformylglycinamidine synthase subunit PurQ, giving the protein MKIAVVQFPGSNCDQDALWSLREDLGVQSEYVWHGESSLAGFDGVFIPGGFTYGDYLRCGAIAARSPVMAAVQEFASAGRPVLGVCNGFQILCEAGILPGALMPNLGERFVCATVHLAAAQHTSPWTAGVEGVLPIPIAHGEGRYLADDTVLNRLEGEGLVAFRYCSESGAVEELANPNGSARNIAGIVNPAGNVLGMMPHPERATRKILGSQPGLPIIAGFLRVLATV; this is encoded by the coding sequence GTGAAGATCGCGGTGGTGCAGTTTCCTGGTTCCAATTGCGACCAGGATGCGCTGTGGAGCCTTCGCGAAGACTTGGGCGTGCAGTCCGAATACGTCTGGCATGGGGAATCGAGCCTAGCCGGATTCGACGGCGTGTTCATCCCCGGAGGGTTTACCTATGGCGATTATCTGCGGTGTGGGGCCATCGCCGCCCGGTCGCCGGTGATGGCCGCCGTCCAGGAATTTGCTTCCGCTGGGCGGCCGGTGTTGGGGGTTTGCAACGGGTTCCAAATCCTTTGCGAAGCCGGGATCTTGCCGGGGGCGCTGATGCCCAACTTGGGCGAGCGATTTGTTTGCGCAACCGTACACCTGGCGGCGGCCCAACACACCTCCCCTTGGACTGCCGGGGTTGAGGGGGTGCTGCCCATCCCGATCGCTCACGGAGAGGGCCGATATTTGGCTGATGACACCGTTTTGAACCGGCTGGAAGGCGAGGGCTTGGTGGCATTCCGCTATTGCAGCGAATCTGGGGCCGTAGAAGAATTGGCGAATCCAAACGGTTCAGCGCGGAACATCGCGGGGATCGTCAACCCGGCGGGGAATGTGCTCGGCATGATGCCGCACCCAGAGCGGGCCACCCGTAAAATTCTGGGTTCTCAGCCGGGACTACCGATCATTGCGGGGTTTTTGCGCGTCTTGGCAACGGTGTAG
- the leuC gene encoding 3-isopropylmalate dehydratase large subunit has protein sequence MAKTLFEKVWDNHKVADLPGGGTLLYIDRHLVHEVTSPQAFDALRVAGRPVRRPDLTFATVDHNVPTDGREIDASTLSGQQLAALDRNAREFGVPLFGYHDPRQGIVHIIGPELGITLPGLTIVCGDSHTSTHGAFGALAFGIGTSEVEHVLATQTLRAAKKPKTLRINADGTLAHGVTAKDVILAIIRKLGAGGATGFVAEYAGSAIRSLPMSGRMTICNMSIEMGARAGMVAPDDTTFEYIAEGNRPFAPKGADFDRMVEHSRSLATDAGAVFDREEHLDVDALKPQVTWGTTPAMTVDVDQAIPEPQDKNEERAQMYMGLKPGTPVAELEVNTVFIGSCTNARIEDLRVAAGLVKGRRAAPGVRAMVVPGSASVRALAEQEGLDQVFKEAGFEWHHAGCSMCLGMNGDILRPQQRSASTSNRPYEGRQGPGSRTHLVSPATAAATAIKGRIADPREL, from the coding sequence ATGGCAAAGACGCTGTTCGAAAAAGTTTGGGACAACCACAAGGTCGCCGACCTGCCCGGGGGCGGTACGTTGCTCTATATCGACCGGCATTTGGTGCACGAGGTGACATCCCCCCAAGCCTTCGACGCGCTCCGGGTGGCCGGCCGGCCGGTGCGTCGCCCCGACCTGACTTTTGCCACGGTGGACCACAATGTGCCCACCGACGGCCGCGAGATCGATGCCAGCACCCTGAGCGGGCAGCAGTTGGCCGCCTTGGATCGCAATGCCCGGGAGTTCGGAGTCCCCTTGTTTGGGTACCACGACCCGCGCCAAGGGATCGTCCACATCATCGGCCCCGAGTTGGGCATCACGTTGCCGGGATTGACCATCGTCTGCGGCGATAGTCACACCTCCACGCATGGCGCGTTCGGCGCGCTTGCCTTTGGGATTGGGACAAGCGAGGTGGAACACGTGTTAGCCACTCAAACGCTGCGGGCCGCCAAAAAACCCAAAACCCTCCGCATCAACGCCGATGGCACGTTGGCCCACGGCGTCACGGCCAAAGACGTCATCTTGGCCATCATCCGCAAACTCGGAGCGGGCGGCGCAACCGGCTTTGTGGCTGAATATGCCGGCTCGGCAATCCGATCCCTGCCCATGAGCGGGCGCATGACCATTTGCAACATGAGCATCGAAATGGGGGCCCGCGCTGGCATGGTCGCACCGGACGACACCACATTTGAATACATCGCGGAAGGCAACCGGCCCTTCGCCCCCAAAGGAGCGGACTTCGACCGAATGGTGGAACATTCGCGATCTTTGGCCACGGATGCTGGGGCAGTCTTCGACCGGGAAGAGCATCTGGATGTCGATGCCCTCAAGCCCCAGGTCACTTGGGGCACAACCCCGGCGATGACGGTGGACGTGGATCAAGCCATCCCCGAGCCGCAAGACAAAAACGAGGAACGGGCCCAAATGTATATGGGGCTCAAGCCGGGCACCCCGGTCGCCGAGTTGGAGGTCAACACCGTTTTCATCGGCAGTTGCACCAACGCCCGGATCGAAGACCTGCGGGTTGCCGCCGGTTTGGTCAAAGGTCGCCGGGCCGCCCCAGGGGTGCGGGCGATGGTTGTCCCGGGCTCGGCTTCTGTCCGCGCTTTGGCCGAACAAGAAGGGTTGGACCAGGTGTTCAAAGAAGCCGGGTTCGAATGGCACCACGCCGGGTGCAGCATGTGCCTGGGCATGAACGGCGACATCTTGCGCCCGCAACAACGCAGCGCAAGTACCAGCAACCGCCCCTACGAGGGACGCCAAGGCCCCGGTTCGCGCACTCATTTGGTCAGCCCGGCCACCGCCGCCGCCACGGCCATCAAGGGACGCATCGCCGACCCGCGCGAACTCTAG